A single region of the Streptomyces sp. AM 4-1-1 genome encodes:
- a CDS encoding BadF/BadG/BcrA/BcrD ATPase family protein, which yields MGVTAVVLAIDAGNSKTDVAVIGADGSVLGAARGGGFQPPVVGVEAAMNGLAEAVVPALAQAGLTSVDHVSACLANADLPVEERQLAAALRERGWGGTVEVYNDTFAILRAGLPGGAEPLGVAVVCGAGINCVGMRPDGRTARFPAIGRISGDWGGGLGLAEEAMWFAARAEDGRGEPTELVRALPGHFGLDSMYALIEALHLGRIPMDRRHELTPVLFATGEAGDPVARALVDRLAEEIVAMSSVALDRLGLLDEQAPVVLGGSVLTARHPALDRRMSELLAVRAPKAVIRVVSERPVLGAALLGLDRTGEPAEAHARLRAQYA from the coding sequence GTGGGCGTGACCGCGGTGGTGCTCGCGATAGACGCGGGCAACAGCAAGACCGACGTGGCCGTGATCGGCGCCGACGGGAGTGTCCTGGGCGCCGCGCGCGGCGGGGGCTTCCAGCCGCCCGTCGTCGGGGTGGAGGCCGCCATGAACGGTCTCGCCGAAGCCGTCGTGCCCGCCCTCGCGCAGGCCGGGCTGACCAGCGTCGACCATGTGTCGGCCTGTCTGGCCAACGCCGATCTTCCGGTGGAGGAACGGCAGTTGGCCGCCGCCCTGCGGGAGCGCGGCTGGGGCGGCACGGTGGAGGTGTACAACGACACCTTCGCGATCCTGCGGGCCGGGCTGCCCGGCGGCGCCGAGCCGCTCGGGGTCGCCGTGGTGTGCGGGGCCGGGATCAACTGCGTCGGGATGCGGCCGGACGGCCGGACCGCGCGGTTCCCCGCCATCGGACGGATCTCCGGTGACTGGGGCGGCGGTCTGGGGCTGGCGGAGGAGGCGATGTGGTTCGCGGCACGGGCGGAGGACGGCCGGGGCGAGCCGACCGAGCTGGTCCGCGCGCTGCCGGGGCACTTCGGGCTCGATTCGATGTACGCGCTGATAGAGGCGCTGCACCTGGGCCGCATCCCGATGGACCGCAGGCACGAGCTGACCCCGGTGCTGTTCGCGACGGGCGAGGCCGGGGACCCGGTGGCCCGCGCGCTGGTGGACCGGCTGGCGGAGGAGATCGTCGCGATGTCGTCCGTGGCGCTGGACCGGCTCGGGCTGCTCGACGAGCAGGCCCCGGTGGTGCTGGGCGGCAGCGTGCTGACGGCTCGTCACCCGGCGCTGGACCGGCGGATGTCGGAACTCCTGGCGGTCCGCGCCCCGAAGGCGGTGATCCGGGTGGTGTCCGAACGGCCGGTGCTGGGCGCCGCGTTGCTGGGGCTCGACCGCACGGGGGAACCGGCCGAGGCGCACGCCAGGCTGCGGGCGCAGTACGCCTGA
- a CDS encoding glutamate ABC transporter substrate-binding protein yields MTRTEGRVRRNRLRGWGGVTSMALACVVTAALTVLPLSTGGADAFVADMSGVAGAARTKADTCTAPVASLPPSRADGPSIEKIRKRGRLIAGVDQDSFHWSFRDPAHDNELAGFDIDLVHALAKDILGRPDLVTFRAIPTNQRVPALRNGDVDVVVRTMTITCERAEEVSFSTPYFQAGQQVLAPKVSTITGYNSSLKGKRVCTAKGSIAYDELEKRSYGAVFQDEFEGTSRDRDLLTVPNQLDCLVRLQLGEVDAIVTDNALAAGQIAQDPTLELKGAEPFTKEYYGVATKLGADDLVARINQVLVDYRRGGTNSAWMESYRKWLAAGLPGIKAPPAPE; encoded by the coding sequence ATGACCAGGACAGAGGGCCGGGTCAGGCGCAACAGGCTGCGTGGCTGGGGCGGTGTGACCTCCATGGCGCTGGCCTGCGTGGTGACGGCGGCGTTGACCGTGCTTCCGCTGTCGACCGGTGGCGCCGACGCCTTCGTCGCCGACATGTCGGGGGTGGCAGGCGCCGCCCGGACGAAGGCCGACACCTGCACCGCCCCGGTGGCGAGCCTGCCGCCGTCGCGCGCGGACGGTCCCAGCATCGAGAAGATCCGGAAGCGGGGCCGGCTGATCGCGGGCGTCGACCAGGACAGTTTCCACTGGAGCTTCCGCGATCCGGCGCACGACAACGAACTCGCGGGATTCGACATCGATCTGGTGCACGCCCTGGCGAAGGACATCCTGGGCAGGCCCGATCTGGTGACCTTCCGGGCCATCCCCACCAACCAGCGCGTCCCGGCCCTGAGGAACGGCGACGTCGACGTGGTGGTCCGGACGATGACGATCACCTGCGAACGGGCCGAGGAGGTGTCGTTCTCGACGCCGTACTTCCAGGCCGGTCAGCAGGTGCTGGCACCCAAGGTCTCGACGATCACCGGATACAACAGCTCGCTCAAGGGCAAGCGGGTCTGCACGGCGAAGGGTTCCATCGCGTACGACGAGCTGGAGAAGCGGTCGTACGGGGCGGTCTTCCAGGACGAGTTCGAAGGCACCTCGCGGGACCGGGACCTCCTCACCGTCCCCAACCAACTGGACTGCCTGGTACGGCTCCAGCTGGGTGAGGTCGACGCGATCGTCACGGACAACGCCCTCGCCGCCGGACAGATCGCCCAGGACCCGACCCTGGAGCTGAAGGGCGCCGAGCCGTTCACCAAGGAGTACTACGGTGTCGCGACGAAGCTCGGGGCCGACGATCTGGTGGCCCGGATCAACCAGGTGCTGGTCGACTACCGCCGGGGCGGCACGAACAGCGCCTGGATGGAGTCCTACCGGAAGTGGCTGGCCGCGGGCCTGCCGGGGATAAAGGCGCCACCGGCACCGGAGTGA
- a CDS encoding serine/threonine-protein kinase gives MSEQCQRPACEGSYEDMGGGELYCDTCGLAPVVSPDGMVSSPPTGMAVGAASSTGSGSRASSRASARASSRSSTSRRSVSGRLSVAGAAVSCSVSVRSSGASTGSSGRGRLGAGLVLVPDVPRPDPRSAVMENPEVPERKRFCSRSDCGAPVGRSRGERPGRTEGFCTKCGHPYSFVPKLRGGDIVHGQYEVAGCLAHGGLGWVYLAVDRAVSDRWVVLKGLLDTGDQDAMAAAISERRFLAEIEHSNIVRIYNFVEHLDQRTGSLDGYIVMEYVGGKALKEIANERRTPAGRRDPLPVEQACAYGIEALEALGHLHSRNLLYCDFKVDNAIQTEDQLKLIDMGAVRRMDDDESAIYGTVGYQAPEIAEVGPSVASDLYTVARTLAVLTFDFQGYTNVFVDSLPEPDNIEVFRTYESFYRLLVRATDPDPARRFASAAEMAEQLTGVLREVVALQSGRPRPALSTLFGMELRVTDTRLFADLTDDVSRLGVRATPAGGGRLGRRGRARTRAGGAVFPTGTDTGGPFAQGAPRAALPAPRVPATATAVGAPAIVGAHGGTGPRPAGLDARATALALPVPRVDPDDPNAGFLAGVMSSAPGELVAALRSVHAPSPETRLRELRAYLEMGELGAAAESLTTLEARHPDDWRVVWYRGVASLATGDDGTAALSFDAVYDAFPGEPAPKLALGVCAELLGQLDNAAEYYRLVWATDPSYVSAAFGLARVRIAAGDRPGAVQALESVPGASIHYTAARVAAVRARLRERAPQDALFADLTAAADQVAALRDLGLDAVRREQLSAEVLGTALDWVLSGGSGAPRTPGADVPHGPGKLLGSALTERGLRFGLERSYRMLARLAQRGDERIELVERANRFRPRTWV, from the coding sequence ATGAGTGAACAGTGCCAGCGCCCCGCGTGCGAGGGCTCGTACGAGGACATGGGCGGCGGTGAGCTGTACTGCGACACCTGCGGTCTCGCCCCGGTCGTCTCGCCGGACGGGATGGTGAGTTCGCCGCCCACCGGCATGGCGGTCGGCGCCGCCTCCTCCACGGGGAGCGGTTCGCGGGCCTCCTCCCGGGCGTCCGCGCGGGCCTCCTCCCGCTCGTCGACGTCGCGGCGCTCGGTCTCCGGGCGGCTGTCGGTGGCGGGCGCGGCGGTGTCCTGCTCGGTGTCGGTGCGCTCCTCGGGAGCGTCGACGGGATCGTCCGGCCGGGGCAGGCTGGGCGCGGGCCTGGTGCTCGTGCCGGACGTGCCGCGCCCCGACCCGCGTTCGGCGGTGATGGAGAACCCGGAGGTGCCCGAGCGGAAGCGATTCTGCTCGCGTTCGGACTGCGGGGCCCCGGTGGGGCGGTCGCGGGGTGAACGGCCGGGGCGCACGGAGGGGTTCTGCACCAAGTGCGGTCATCCGTACTCCTTCGTACCGAAGCTGCGCGGCGGCGACATCGTGCACGGGCAGTACGAGGTCGCGGGGTGCCTGGCGCACGGCGGGCTCGGCTGGGTCTATCTGGCGGTGGACCGCGCGGTGTCCGACCGCTGGGTGGTCCTCAAGGGTCTGCTCGACACGGGTGACCAGGACGCGATGGCGGCCGCCATCTCGGAGCGCCGCTTCCTCGCCGAGATCGAGCACTCCAACATCGTCCGCATCTACAACTTCGTGGAACACCTCGATCAGCGGACTGGTTCGCTCGACGGGTACATCGTCATGGAGTACGTCGGCGGCAAGGCGCTCAAGGAGATCGCGAACGAGCGGCGCACCCCGGCCGGGCGGCGCGATCCGCTGCCGGTGGAGCAGGCGTGCGCGTACGGCATCGAGGCGCTGGAGGCGCTGGGCCATCTGCACAGCCGTAACCTGCTGTACTGCGACTTCAAGGTCGACAACGCGATCCAGACCGAGGACCAGCTCAAGCTGATCGACATGGGCGCGGTGCGCCGGATGGACGACGACGAGTCGGCGATCTACGGCACGGTGGGCTACCAGGCACCGGAGATCGCTGAGGTCGGCCCGTCCGTGGCCTCGGACCTGTACACGGTGGCCCGGACGCTCGCGGTCCTCACCTTCGACTTCCAGGGGTACACGAACGTCTTCGTGGACTCGCTGCCCGAACCGGACAACATCGAGGTCTTCCGGACGTACGAGTCGTTCTACCGGCTGCTGGTGCGGGCCACCGACCCGGACCCGGCGCGGCGGTTCGCGTCGGCGGCGGAGATGGCGGAGCAGCTGACGGGGGTGCTGCGGGAGGTCGTGGCGCTCCAGTCGGGCCGTCCCAGGCCCGCCCTGTCGACGCTGTTCGGTATGGAACTGCGGGTCACCGACACGCGGTTGTTCGCCGACCTGACGGACGACGTGTCACGGCTGGGCGTGCGCGCGACGCCGGCCGGCGGGGGCCGCCTCGGGCGACGGGGCCGGGCGAGGACCCGTGCCGGTGGGGCCGTGTTCCCGACGGGTACGGATACGGGCGGGCCGTTCGCCCAGGGGGCGCCGCGGGCCGCGCTCCCGGCGCCGCGCGTCCCCGCCACCGCGACCGCCGTCGGCGCCCCCGCGATCGTGGGCGCGCACGGCGGGACCGGCCCCCGGCCGGCCGGGCTCGACGCGCGGGCCACCGCGCTGGCGCTGCCGGTGCCCCGGGTCGATCCGGACGACCCCAACGCAGGTTTCCTGGCAGGGGTGATGTCGTCCGCGCCCGGCGAACTGGTCGCCGCGCTGCGGTCGGTGCACGCGCCGTCCCCGGAGACCCGGCTGCGTGAGCTGCGGGCGTATCTGGAGATGGGCGAACTCGGCGCGGCGGCCGAGTCGTTGACTACGCTGGAGGCGCGGCACCCGGACGACTGGCGTGTGGTGTGGTACCGGGGTGTCGCGTCCCTGGCGACCGGGGACGACGGGACGGCGGCGCTGTCCTTCGACGCGGTGTACGACGCCTTCCCCGGTGAGCCCGCGCCGAAGCTGGCGCTGGGGGTCTGCGCGGAGCTGCTGGGGCAGCTGGACAACGCGGCCGAGTACTACCGCCTGGTGTGGGCGACCGATCCGAGCTACGTGAGCGCCGCGTTCGGCCTGGCCCGGGTGCGGATCGCCGCCGGGGACCGGCCCGGCGCCGTGCAGGCCCTGGAGTCGGTGCCCGGGGCGTCGATCCACTACACGGCGGCCCGGGTGGCGGCCGTGCGCGCGCGGCTGCGTGAACGCGCCCCGCAGGACGCGCTGTTCGCCGATCTGACGGCCGCGGCCGATCAGGTCGCCGCGCTGCGCGACCTCGGCCTGGACGCGGTGCGGCGGGAGCAGCTGTCGGCCGAGGTGCTGGGCACGGCGCTGGACTGGGTACTCTCCGGTGGTTCCGGTGCTCCCCGCACCCCTGGGGCGGATGTCCCGCACGGACCGGGGAAGCTGCTCGGCAGTGCGCTGACCGAACGTGGCCTGCGGTTCGGGCTCGAACGGTCGTACCGGATGCTCGCCCGGCTGGCACAGCGTGGCGACGAGAGGATCGAACTGGTGGAGCGGGCCAACCGTTTCCGCCCCCGGACGTGGGTGTGA
- a CDS encoding PP2C family serine/threonine-protein phosphatase gives MSQSHQQQALSRCPGCEEPLEPGDLFCGACGYDLSAVPARPEDHPTVAITVPGGEPGHAAADGPARGTGPAGATAGGPGSVEWPAASEVDSSDTPAPVLRPTDLPGLDSHGTPLPTSAPDEGAAPDDFELAAPDPRTAAPSAAPAAPPSGARLCVACHAGQVGDDGYCERCGHAQPRERDHMERELGSVAAVSDRGLRHHRNEDAFAVSSAALPDGSPAVVAIVCDGVSSATRPDEASAAAAHTANESLLESLPRGTHPQQAMHEAIVAASEAVNALADPAGRPSEGDPHRHRNAPACTLVGAIMAGGLLVIGWVGDSRVYWVPDDRGDPPARLTEDDSWAAQMVAAGLMNEAEAYADERAHAITGWLGADAYELEPHTAAFEPDRPGVVIVCTDGLWNYAESAAEMAAAVPPDSHRRPLHSAQSLVRHALDGGGHDNVTVAVLPFAVPRRGAGSAHSGA, from the coding sequence ATGTCGCAGAGCCACCAGCAGCAGGCCCTGTCCCGGTGCCCCGGCTGCGAAGAACCGCTGGAGCCGGGGGACTTGTTCTGCGGTGCGTGCGGATACGACCTGTCGGCCGTGCCCGCGCGGCCGGAGGACCACCCGACGGTCGCCATCACGGTGCCGGGCGGCGAGCCGGGGCACGCGGCGGCGGACGGGCCGGCCCGGGGGACGGGACCGGCGGGGGCGACGGCCGGCGGACCCGGTTCGGTGGAGTGGCCCGCCGCCTCCGAGGTCGACAGCTCGGACACGCCCGCACCCGTGCTCCGGCCGACCGATCTGCCCGGCCTGGACTCGCACGGCACCCCGCTGCCGACGTCCGCCCCGGACGAGGGCGCGGCGCCGGACGACTTCGAACTCGCCGCGCCCGATCCGCGTACCGCCGCCCCCTCCGCAGCCCCGGCGGCCCCGCCGTCCGGTGCCCGGCTGTGCGTGGCGTGCCACGCGGGGCAGGTCGGCGACGACGGCTACTGCGAGCGCTGTGGTCACGCGCAGCCCCGCGAACGCGACCACATGGAACGCGAGTTGGGATCGGTGGCCGCCGTCAGCGACCGGGGGCTGCGTCACCACCGCAACGAGGACGCGTTCGCGGTGTCGTCCGCCGCGCTGCCGGACGGCTCACCGGCCGTCGTCGCGATCGTCTGCGACGGCGTCTCGTCGGCGACCCGGCCGGACGAGGCGTCGGCCGCCGCCGCGCACACCGCCAACGAGTCGCTGCTGGAGTCGCTGCCGCGCGGCACCCATCCGCAGCAGGCGATGCACGAGGCGATCGTCGCCGCGTCCGAGGCGGTCAACGCGCTGGCGGACCCGGCGGGCCGGCCGTCCGAGGGCGACCCGCACCGCCATCGGAACGCCCCGGCGTGCACCCTGGTCGGCGCGATCATGGCGGGCGGTCTGCTGGTCATCGGCTGGGTCGGCGACAGCCGGGTCTACTGGGTGCCCGACGACCGCGGCGATCCGCCCGCCCGGCTCACCGAGGACGACTCGTGGGCGGCGCAGATGGTCGCGGCGGGTCTGATGAACGAGGCGGAGGCGTACGCGGACGAGCGCGCCCACGCCATCACGGGCTGGCTCGGCGCCGACGCGTACGAACTGGAGCCGCACACCGCCGCGTTCGAACCGGACCGGCCGGGCGTCGTCATCGTGTGCACGGACGGGCTGTGGAACTACGCGGAGTCGGCGGCGGAGATGGCCGCCGCCGTGCCGCCCGACAGTCACCGGCGGCCCCTGCACAGCGCCCAGTCTTTGGTCCGTCACGCGCTGGACGGCGGGGGCCACGACAACGTAACAGTGGCGGTGCTGCCGTTCGCCGTACCGCGGCGAGGGGCAGGATCGGCCCACAGCGGCGCCTGA
- a CDS encoding VWA domain-containing protein, translating to MARFSKSNVPQFSVDVYQNEYLPEGGREVNAIVTVTSTGGGTTGGVPLTGASPSTGRAPGQAPGSAVVIMVDCSGSMEYPPTKMRNARDATAAAVDTLRDGTRFAVVAGTHVAAEVYPGNGRLAVADARTKAEAKTALRRLNAGGGTAIGTWLRLADRLLGSADVDIRHGILLTDGRNEHEAPEDLRAALDSCAGRFTCDARGVGTDWEVKEVTGIASALLGTADIVADPAGLAADFTRMVADAMGKAVADVALRLWTPVGVEIQFVKQVAPTVVDLTGRRSDAGPQAGDYPTGSWGDESRDYHVCVRVPQAGIGHEMLAVRVSLILPDPAGGTPTTLSHGLVRAVWTNDMAASTSINPQVAHYTGQAELAHVIQQGLDARKVGDFDGATAKLGRAVQLASASGNTDTAKLLSKVVDVVDAATGTVRLKGKVAEADEMMLETRSTTTVRVKKS from the coding sequence ATGGCCAGATTCTCCAAGTCCAACGTGCCGCAGTTCTCCGTCGACGTGTACCAGAACGAATACCTGCCGGAGGGCGGCCGCGAGGTCAACGCGATCGTCACGGTCACCTCGACCGGCGGCGGCACGACCGGCGGAGTGCCGCTGACCGGTGCCTCCCCCTCGACTGGACGTGCGCCGGGGCAGGCGCCCGGGTCCGCCGTGGTGATCATGGTGGACTGCTCCGGTTCGATGGAGTACCCGCCGACGAAGATGCGCAACGCGCGGGACGCGACGGCGGCGGCCGTCGACACACTGCGCGACGGCACCCGGTTCGCGGTGGTCGCCGGGACGCATGTCGCCGCGGAGGTCTACCCGGGCAACGGCCGGCTGGCCGTCGCCGACGCCCGCACCAAGGCCGAGGCGAAGACCGCGCTCCGCCGGCTGAACGCGGGCGGCGGCACCGCGATCGGCACCTGGCTGCGCCTCGCGGACCGGCTGCTCGGCTCGGCCGACGTGGACATCCGGCACGGCATCCTGCTCACCGACGGCCGCAACGAGCACGAGGCGCCGGAGGATCTGCGGGCCGCCCTCGACTCCTGCGCGGGACGCTTCACCTGTGACGCGCGCGGGGTCGGCACCGACTGGGAGGTGAAGGAGGTCACCGGCATCGCGTCCGCGCTGCTCGGCACGGCCGACATCGTCGCCGATCCGGCCGGGCTGGCCGCGGACTTCACGCGGATGGTGGCGGACGCGATGGGCAAGGCGGTGGCGGACGTGGCGCTGCGGCTCTGGACGCCCGTCGGGGTCGAGATCCAGTTCGTCAAGCAGGTGGCGCCCACGGTCGTGGACCTGACCGGCCGCCGGTCGGACGCCGGCCCGCAGGCCGGGGACTACCCGACCGGTTCATGGGGCGACGAGTCGCGCGACTACCACGTCTGCGTACGGGTTCCGCAGGCCGGGATCGGCCACGAGATGCTGGCGGTCCGGGTCTCGCTGATCCTCCCCGACCCGGCGGGCGGGACCCCGACGACGCTGTCGCACGGGCTGGTACGGGCGGTGTGGACGAACGACATGGCGGCCTCCACCTCGATCAATCCGCAGGTCGCGCACTACACGGGCCAGGCGGAACTGGCCCATGTCATCCAGCAGGGACTCGACGCCCGCAAGGTGGGTGACTTCGACGGCGCGACGGCGAAACTGGGCCGTGCGGTGCAGTTGGCGTCGGCCTCCGGGAACACGGACACCGCGAAACTCCTTTCGAAGGTGGTCGACGTGGTCGACGCGGCGACCGGTACTGTGCGACTCAAGGGGAAGGTGGCGGAAGCCGACGAGATGATGCTCGAAACGCGCTCCACCACAACCGTTCGCGTGAAGAAGTCATGA
- a CDS encoding FHA domain-containing protein: MPTCPNGHQSGSEDWCEVCGLRMAAPGAPAGAVPPPPPPPPAHGYGYPPPAGPGAGQGGRPELCPQCRTPREPMAPYCEECRWNFLTNTATSYTPLAPPHAGPGGPGGPGGGLNPPSAFQGRQGPPAQQHDPYEYQGSRPSQVNRPAEPLSSEQGRTPAPPPSFQQQRTAPPFDPGPPHVPQSPSPQHGSRTGEDDWMLPPPSQRQEQQRYAEQQPYGEQQYGEQQPYGERQQYGEQQQYAEQQHVRQPPQQFQGHHPDQGGYQNPGHHPDQGHHPDQGHLPDQGGYRNQEQDPHRAPQGWTAVIAPDREYFLAMMQRSGPDATGLNLPAYSPEQQLPLSGTQMTIGRRRHSTGESPDIDLSVPPEDPGVSHQHAMLVQQPDGGWAVVDQNSTNGTTLNGAEDPIQPYVPVPLQDGDRVHVGAWTTITIRRG; this comes from the coding sequence ATGCCGACCTGCCCGAACGGACACCAGTCGGGTTCCGAGGACTGGTGCGAGGTGTGCGGCCTCCGCATGGCCGCGCCGGGTGCGCCCGCGGGCGCGGTCCCCCCGCCGCCTCCCCCACCGCCCGCCCACGGCTACGGCTACCCGCCCCCGGCGGGCCCGGGTGCCGGGCAGGGCGGGCGGCCGGAGCTGTGTCCCCAGTGCCGCACCCCGCGTGAGCCGATGGCTCCGTACTGCGAGGAGTGCCGCTGGAACTTCCTCACCAACACGGCGACCTCGTACACCCCGCTCGCCCCGCCGCACGCGGGTCCGGGCGGTCCCGGTGGTCCTGGCGGCGGTCTCAATCCGCCGTCCGCCTTCCAGGGTCGGCAGGGTCCGCCGGCCCAGCAGCACGATCCGTACGAGTACCAGGGCTCGCGCCCCTCGCAGGTGAACCGTCCGGCCGAGCCGCTGTCCTCGGAACAGGGCAGGACCCCGGCCCCGCCGCCGTCGTTCCAGCAGCAGCGGACGGCGCCGCCGTTCGATCCCGGTCCCCCGCACGTCCCCCAGTCCCCGTCGCCGCAGCACGGCTCGCGGACCGGCGAGGACGACTGGATGCTGCCGCCGCCCTCGCAGCGCCAGGAGCAGCAGCGGTACGCGGAGCAACAGCCGTACGGGGAGCAGCAGTACGGGGAACAGCAGCCGTACGGAGAGCGACAACAGTACGGAGAGCAGCAGCAGTACGCGGAGCAGCAGCACGTGCGGCAGCCCCCGCAGCAGTTCCAGGGTCACCACCCGGACCAGGGCGGGTACCAGAACCCGGGACACCACCCTGACCAGGGGCACCACCCTGATCAGGGACACCTTCCGGACCAGGGCGGATACCGGAACCAGGAACAGGACCCGCACCGGGCGCCCCAAGGATGGACGGCCGTCATCGCCCCGGACCGTGAGTACTTCCTCGCGATGATGCAGCGCAGCGGTCCCGACGCGACCGGCCTCAATCTGCCCGCGTACTCCCCGGAACAGCAGCTTCCGCTGTCCGGCACCCAGATGACCATCGGGCGCCGCAGGCACAGCACGGGCGAGTCCCCCGACATCGACCTGTCCGTGCCGCCGGAGGACCCGGGCGTCTCGCACCAGCACGCGATGCTGGTGCAGCAGCCCGACGGCGGCTGGGCCGTGGTCGACCAGAACTCCACCAACGGCACCACGCTGAACGGCGCCGAGGACCCGATCCAGCCGTACGTCCCGGTCCCGCTCCAGGACGGCGACCGGGTGCATGTCGGCGCGTGGACGACGATCACGATCCGTCGCGGGTGA
- a CDS encoding globin, whose product MTEIPRGTLQEQTFYEQVGGEETFRRLVHRFYQGVAEDPLLRPMYPEEDLGPAEERFTLFLMQYWGGPRTYSELRGHPRLRMRHVPFRVDRAAHDAWLGHMRVAVDELELSPEHERELWKYFVLAAGSLVNTEG is encoded by the coding sequence GTGACAGAGATTCCGCGCGGCACGCTTCAGGAGCAGACCTTCTACGAGCAGGTCGGCGGCGAGGAGACCTTCCGGCGCCTGGTACACCGCTTCTACCAGGGCGTTGCGGAGGACCCGCTGCTACGGCCGATGTACCCGGAGGAGGATCTGGGCCCGGCCGAGGAACGGTTCACGCTGTTCCTGATGCAGTACTGGGGCGGCCCCCGCACGTACAGCGAGCTGCGCGGCCACCCCCGGCTGCGGATGCGGCACGTGCCGTTCCGGGTGGACCGGGCCGCGCACGACGCCTGGCTGGGGCACATGCGGGTCGCGGTGGACGAGCTGGAGCTGTCCCCGGAGCACGAGCGGGAGCTGTGGAAGTACTTCGTGCTCGCGGCCGGGTCCCTGGTGAACACCGAGGGCTGA